From one Thalassospira lucentensis genomic stretch:
- a CDS encoding ABC transporter substrate-binding protein produces MHNGIGKRATWLRAALISLLLCGTASAKEPIRIELFGEENNIPYAYLEDGVQPAGIYVRILREAFRKLPDYHVSFAAMPFKRGMDLLQSGQIFGYFPPYYRESRDWIERYSVPILQETVVAICNDDYVRSHRLDHFPRDFKGARFANNAGYRMAGTPFFDMVEKGDIELEEGNTTESNLRFLMAGRVDCYVNERMAILAGLRELRTDPDIARKFNEVAIIAREFGYVAFGPDPDGKWPYRDKFANDLDRVLLDMKQSGEIDRLVTEYFAY; encoded by the coding sequence ATGCATAACGGGATTGGCAAAAGGGCAACGTGGCTTCGGGCTGCGCTGATATCGCTGTTATTGTGCGGTACTGCATCGGCGAAGGAACCGATACGGATCGAACTGTTTGGCGAGGAAAACAATATCCCCTATGCCTATCTCGAAGATGGCGTTCAGCCCGCCGGAATTTATGTCCGCATCCTGCGCGAGGCATTCCGCAAACTGCCCGACTATCATGTAAGCTTTGCCGCCATGCCGTTCAAACGGGGCATGGATTTGTTGCAATCCGGGCAGATATTCGGATATTTCCCGCCCTATTATCGTGAAAGCCGGGACTGGATTGAACGTTATTCCGTGCCGATCCTTCAGGAAACGGTGGTTGCGATCTGCAATGACGACTATGTCCGAAGCCATCGGCTCGACCATTTCCCGCGCGATTTCAAAGGTGCCAGATTTGCCAATAATGCCGGCTATCGTATGGCCGGAACCCCCTTTTTCGATATGGTCGAGAAGGGCGATATCGAACTTGAAGAAGGCAACACCACCGAAAGCAATCTGCGCTTTCTGATGGCCGGGCGGGTGGATTGTTATGTCAATGAACGGATGGCCATCCTGGCGGGCCTGCGTGAATTGCGCACGGACCCGGACATTGCGCGCAAATTCAACGAGGTCGCGATCATTGCGCGCGAATTCGGTTATGTCGCATTCGGCCCGGATCCCGATGGCAAATGGCCCTATCGCGATAAGTTCGCCAATGACCTTGACCGTGTATTGCTTGATATGAAGCAAAGCGGCGAAATCGACCGGCTGGTCACGGAATATTTCGCGTATTAG